A single region of the Idiomarinaceae bacterium HL-53 genome encodes:
- a CDS encoding Uncharacterized membrane protein YGL010W — MKSVTEQLANYACYHRDKKNILTHFVGIPLIVVALITLLSKPQFEVFGTTLSPAVIVVVAAVTYYLLLDYALGVLMALLLAATIVLGSWFAAMSTGMWLTWGIGMFVVGWVFQFVGHYFEGRKPAFVDDIMGLAIGPLFVVAEALFMLGLRKKLYEDVETLVAVQLPKMEKD, encoded by the coding sequence ATGAAGTCAGTTACAGAGCAATTGGCAAACTATGCTTGTTATCATCGGGACAAAAAGAACATTCTCACTCACTTTGTGGGGATTCCGTTGATTGTAGTTGCCCTCATAACATTACTTTCTAAACCTCAGTTTGAGGTCTTTGGTACGACGCTCTCTCCCGCTGTGATCGTGGTGGTTGCCGCTGTTACCTATTATTTACTACTCGATTATGCGTTAGGCGTGCTCATGGCACTCTTGTTAGCTGCAACAATCGTTCTCGGGAGCTGGTTTGCCGCGATGTCGACTGGGATGTGGTTAACCTGGGGAATCGGTATGTTTGTCGTGGGCTGGGTGTTTCAGTTTGTGGGTCACTATTTTGAAGGCCGTAAACCTGCGTTCGTCGACGACATCATGGGTTTAGCGATTGGGCCGTTATTTGTAGTCGCAGAAGCGCTGTTTATGTTAGGGTTGCGGAAGAAACTGTACGAAGATGTAGAAACTCTCGTTGCAGTCCAACTCCCTAAGATGGAGAAAGATTAA
- a CDS encoding TIGR00341 family protein, giving the protein MKLGKRIAHEFFQKALVIHPADQFPLLSKVHSFALTHEIELIDISEDEFFERPGHYADQTGHVVALVTDQTASKYIDLAKTMGFSLGFVPINTGGPLSAWFRLPKDIESAIRLALEDDPEEIDILRCNDEVVLGMLTLGETPFLNQRSSTYLRREQSLWRFTLYWLSLLWHSLQNLIKIKVEPVTLKTEKKEFKTAITGLVAIENDIDCAAARLLDTSISVQDSRVSVVVISPKSVVQYLAFLMTTLRRRASQARLPAAISYIKTRVLSIHSRTPMKYYIDGRPRKSENICLELYPRAVRVNMSDAYHDRHEAKDDNKDTMKVDNLPQSAERIAMIAKHLPFFTHALEDDFRELFLQVRESAVAHPHYIALMVLSSIVATLGLFLNSTAVIIGAMVLAPLMAPIIAIAMGLLRSDRNIMIQSAQTIGIGVLLGLITSSLLAWMVPMQELTTEITARVQPTLLDLGVAIACGIAGAYAYARATVMRSLPGVAIAVALVPPLCVAGIGVGWGNLTMISGAGLLLLTNLVGIAGAAVLTFLALGYAPVKRARRGLAVTASLVGAIAIPLAFAFASIYQNWNIERDTQQRRFLALGQTVQLNNISVSIKQDTIYISADHIGSEPLTRAQLLELKRQLEERWESDVVLEIGFRHRI; this is encoded by the coding sequence TTGAAACTGGGTAAAAGGATTGCGCATGAGTTTTTTCAAAAGGCTTTGGTAATTCATCCGGCGGATCAATTTCCGCTGCTCTCCAAAGTACATAGCTTTGCGCTCACGCATGAGATCGAGCTCATTGATATCTCAGAAGACGAATTCTTTGAACGACCTGGCCATTACGCGGATCAAACCGGTCATGTCGTTGCATTGGTGACCGATCAAACTGCTAGTAAGTACATCGATCTAGCGAAAACGATGGGATTTTCTCTAGGGTTCGTGCCCATTAACACGGGTGGGCCATTATCGGCTTGGTTTAGATTGCCCAAAGACATAGAGTCGGCCATTCGCTTGGCACTGGAGGACGACCCTGAGGAGATCGATATTCTTCGCTGCAACGACGAAGTGGTTCTCGGCATGCTCACTCTTGGCGAAACCCCCTTCTTGAACCAACGATCCTCTACTTATTTGAGGAGAGAGCAATCGCTGTGGCGTTTTACGCTTTACTGGCTCAGCCTGCTTTGGCATAGCTTACAAAATTTAATCAAAATAAAAGTAGAGCCGGTTACGCTTAAAACCGAGAAAAAGGAATTTAAAACAGCGATTACCGGCCTCGTTGCGATTGAGAATGACATCGACTGCGCGGCCGCCAGACTGCTAGATACGAGTATCTCAGTTCAAGATAGTCGTGTATCCGTGGTGGTTATCTCGCCCAAGTCGGTGGTGCAATATCTCGCTTTTCTCATGACCACCTTACGCCGCAGAGCGAGCCAAGCGCGGTTACCCGCGGCCATCAGCTATATAAAAACAAGAGTTCTTTCTATTCACTCTCGTACGCCCATGAAGTATTACATCGATGGTCGCCCAAGAAAGTCGGAAAATATCTGCTTAGAACTCTACCCGCGTGCGGTTCGGGTGAATATGAGTGACGCATACCACGATCGTCATGAGGCCAAAGACGACAATAAAGACACGATGAAGGTCGACAACCTGCCACAAAGCGCAGAACGCATCGCTATGATCGCCAAACACCTGCCCTTTTTTACGCATGCGCTAGAAGATGATTTCCGTGAGTTATTTTTGCAAGTTAGAGAGAGCGCGGTCGCGCATCCTCACTACATCGCACTTATGGTATTAAGTTCGATCGTCGCCACGCTAGGATTATTTCTCAACAGCACCGCAGTCATTATTGGAGCTATGGTGTTGGCACCACTCATGGCTCCGATCATTGCCATTGCGATGGGGCTATTGCGAAGCGATCGCAATATTATGATTCAAAGTGCGCAAACCATTGGCATCGGCGTGTTGTTGGGCTTGATCACATCTAGCTTGCTCGCATGGATGGTGCCAATGCAAGAGCTCACAACGGAAATTACGGCTCGCGTGCAGCCTACCTTGCTCGATTTGGGTGTGGCCATTGCGTGTGGAATTGCTGGAGCTTATGCCTACGCGCGCGCAACTGTCATGAGAAGCTTGCCCGGTGTCGCCATTGCCGTTGCGCTCGTTCCTCCGCTGTGTGTGGCCGGCATTGGTGTAGGTTGGGGTAATCTCACGATGATTTCGGGAGCCGGCTTACTCTTGCTGACAAACTTAGTCGGTATCGCCGGCGCGGCTGTACTTACATTTCTTGCTCTTGGGTACGCACCGGTCAAGCGAGCTCGTCGTGGACTTGCGGTCACCGCATCACTCGTGGGAGCGATTGCAATTCCATTAGCGTTCGCCTTTGCCAGTATCTATCAGAACTGGAATATTGAGCGCGACACCCAACAGCGCCGCTTTCTCGCACTCGGGCAAACCGTTCAGCTCAATAATATTTCGGTCAGTATCAAACAGGATACTATTTACATCAGTGCAGACCATATTGGCAGCGAGCCACTTACGCGAGCTCAACTGCTCGAGTTAAAAAGACAACTGGAGGAGCGCTGGGAAAGCGACGTAGTGCTGGAAATTGGCTTTAGACACCGTATCTAA
- a CDS encoding 2',3'-cyclic-nucleotide 2'-phosphodiesterase / 3'-nucleotidase encodes MKSAKYTLSALFCAFFLFACSPAEQETAEVQLRILETTDIHAYLAGYNYFEQAPTHEFGLAHTAHLIHQARAEQPNNLLFDNGDLIQGSPLGDWVARQGTEFLDANTHPVIDALNYLDYDAANIGNHEFNFGLPFIEATLAGANFPYVTANVFYQNSEATDSGWRTEGWENPFTQPYVILERDFTDTQGDSQRIKVGVIGFVPPQILTWDASHLTGKVYVRDMVAAAHHFVPKMREEGADIVIAIPHAGLNDALRYDEFTEQATREIAKVPGIDAILFGHQHQVFPGSSAYDNLPGVDNVNGYINGVPAVQPGYWGNHLGVIDLVLQKNQGKWQVASSRVELRAVTENYDPELAARFASAHEATLNMLNEPLAELNTAITSYFARVFPDTSTEFINAAQTWYGERLQAEQILPSQIPVLSAAAPFRTGSQNARDYTHIEAGTVTLGDLAALYIYPNTLQAVQINGATLKDWLEMSALAFNTVSADEESQPLFSGMPSFNFDVISGVHYEFDLSQPPRFDRSGALISEENHRVVNLTYQGNPVAADDQFIVMVNNYRAGGGGNFPGVNAQKIIYEGATEVRSILADYMRENADNVALGAAQTVWRILLPQNASVVFRTGDNDQVDLEARRFSGLEQQEVEVDGYRQYLLHSEPKSD; translated from the coding sequence ATGAAGTCAGCTAAATACACATTGAGTGCGTTGTTCTGCGCATTCTTTTTATTCGCATGCAGCCCTGCAGAGCAAGAGACTGCGGAAGTGCAGTTAAGAATTCTTGAAACCACCGACATTCATGCCTACTTGGCCGGATATAATTATTTTGAGCAAGCGCCAACGCATGAATTTGGACTGGCGCATACAGCGCACTTAATTCATCAAGCGCGGGCAGAACAACCCAACAACCTCTTATTTGATAATGGCGATCTCATTCAAGGCAGCCCGCTCGGAGACTGGGTCGCGCGGCAAGGAACTGAATTCCTAGACGCCAACACACACCCTGTGATCGATGCGCTCAATTACCTAGATTATGACGCCGCAAACATTGGCAACCACGAGTTTAATTTTGGTCTTCCGTTTATAGAAGCCACTCTGGCTGGGGCGAACTTCCCTTATGTCACCGCGAATGTCTTTTATCAAAATAGTGAAGCAACCGACTCAGGTTGGCGCACTGAAGGTTGGGAGAACCCGTTTACCCAACCTTATGTCATTTTAGAGCGCGACTTTACCGATACTCAGGGTGACTCCCAGCGTATTAAGGTTGGCGTGATAGGCTTTGTCCCGCCGCAAATACTCACTTGGGACGCATCACACCTAACCGGCAAGGTCTATGTTCGTGACATGGTTGCTGCCGCACACCATTTTGTGCCCAAAATGCGAGAGGAGGGTGCAGACATCGTGATTGCAATTCCGCACGCAGGTTTGAATGATGCACTGCGCTACGACGAGTTCACAGAGCAAGCGACCCGAGAAATCGCCAAGGTTCCGGGTATAGACGCTATCTTATTTGGTCATCAACACCAGGTTTTTCCGGGTTCAAGTGCGTACGACAATCTGCCCGGTGTGGACAATGTCAACGGCTATATCAATGGTGTTCCTGCCGTTCAACCGGGGTACTGGGGAAATCACTTGGGTGTGATTGATCTTGTTTTACAAAAGAATCAAGGCAAATGGCAGGTAGCGTCGAGTCGTGTCGAACTGAGAGCAGTCACTGAGAACTACGATCCGGAGTTAGCCGCTCGGTTCGCGAGTGCTCATGAAGCGACGCTGAACATGCTGAATGAGCCCCTTGCCGAATTGAATACCGCGATTACCTCATATTTTGCCCGAGTTTTTCCAGATACTTCGACAGAATTCATTAATGCCGCACAGACTTGGTACGGAGAGCGGCTGCAAGCAGAACAAATATTGCCGTCTCAAATTCCAGTTCTCTCCGCTGCCGCGCCGTTTCGAACCGGCTCACAGAATGCGCGTGACTACACACACATTGAGGCCGGAACGGTTACGTTAGGCGATCTTGCCGCACTTTATATCTATCCAAATACACTACAAGCGGTTCAAATCAATGGAGCAACACTTAAAGATTGGTTAGAGATGTCGGCATTAGCGTTTAACACCGTCTCTGCAGATGAAGAGTCACAGCCACTTTTTTCAGGAATGCCGAGCTTCAATTTTGACGTCATTTCTGGGGTACATTATGAATTCGATCTCAGTCAGCCTCCCCGGTTCGACCGCTCGGGCGCACTCATTAGCGAGGAAAATCACCGTGTTGTGAATTTAACGTATCAAGGAAACCCAGTCGCCGCCGATGATCAATTCATTGTGATGGTCAACAATTATAGGGCCGGCGGCGGAGGTAATTTCCCCGGTGTGAATGCGCAGAAAATCATCTATGAGGGCGCAACTGAAGTGCGAAGTATCCTAGCAGATTATATGCGAGAAAATGCCGACAATGTTGCTTTAGGTGCAGCGCAAACCGTTTGGCGCATTCTATTGCCACAGAATGCCAGTGTTGTTTTTCGGACGGGAGACAATGATCAAGTGGATCTAGAAGCACGCAGATTCTCCGGCCTGGAGCAACAAGAGGTCGAAGTTGATGGATATCGTCAGTATTTATTGCATAGCGAACCGAAAAGCGACTAA
- a CDS encoding 23S rRNA (adenine2030-N6)-methyltransferase, whose amino-acid sequence MLSYQHGYHAGNPADLHKHFVLLAVLRYLQKKDSAIHVFDTHAGKGLYRLDDPQAQKKREYEDGVMAAVKRRQTLKGDVWKAFYAVLDELNQNAEIPHIYPGSPMWVNQFARTQDLHTIFELHPAEHAALDEFVSPYRNKVVFGDGLQGVVKALPPRTPRLLVLIDPAYERAEEYAQVADTVQRIIGRTRHAVILVWYPLLPKDKHLEMLATIQAQVTQPVLQSEWHYKERTGDFGMYGSGMLVVNPTWSLASQIAEGFTPWVEQGVGRYVSQMLVQESVN is encoded by the coding sequence ATGCTCAGTTATCAACATGGTTATCATGCGGGCAATCCTGCCGACCTCCATAAGCATTTTGTATTGCTTGCGGTGTTGCGTTATTTGCAGAAAAAAGACAGCGCAATTCACGTTTTTGACACGCATGCAGGGAAAGGCTTATACCGCTTGGATGATCCGCAAGCGCAGAAGAAGCGTGAGTATGAGGACGGTGTCATGGCTGCTGTAAAGCGGAGACAGACCCTAAAAGGGGACGTTTGGAAAGCCTTCTATGCTGTTTTAGATGAGCTAAATCAGAATGCAGAGATTCCTCATATTTACCCCGGTTCACCGATGTGGGTGAACCAGTTCGCACGAACACAAGATTTACACACCATTTTCGAACTTCACCCCGCAGAGCATGCGGCGCTCGATGAGTTTGTTAGCCCGTATCGAAATAAAGTGGTGTTTGGCGACGGATTGCAAGGCGTCGTAAAGGCACTTCCACCCAGAACCCCTCGTTTATTAGTACTGATTGATCCAGCCTACGAGCGCGCAGAAGAGTATGCGCAGGTTGCTGACACAGTGCAAAGAATCATTGGGCGAACGCGACATGCTGTTATATTAGTTTGGTATCCATTGCTTCCTAAAGACAAACACCTTGAAATGCTCGCAACGATTCAAGCGCAAGTTACGCAGCCCGTGCTGCAAAGCGAGTGGCATTATAAAGAGCGCACGGGTGATTTTGGCATGTATGGCTCCGGCATGTTGGTGGTGAACCCGACGTGGTCGCTTGCAAGTCAAATAGCCGAGGGGTTTACACCTTGGGTTGAGCAAGGTGTGGGGCGATACGTGAGCCAAATGCTTGTGCAAGAATCAGTGAATTGA